In Tursiops truncatus isolate mTurTru1 chromosome X, mTurTru1.mat.Y, whole genome shotgun sequence, the following proteins share a genomic window:
- the KLHL15 gene encoding kelch-like protein 15 isoform X2: MKSSRIRSAKPQTTVFRGMIGHSMVNSKILLLKKPRVWWELEGPQVPLRPDCLAIVNNFVFLLGGEELGPDGEFHASSKVFRYDPRQNSWLRMADMSVPRSEFAVGVIGKFIYAVAGRTRDETFYSTERYDITNDKWEFVDPYPVNKYGHEGTVLNNKLFITGGITSSSTSKQVCVFDPSKEGTIEQRTRRTQVVTNCWENKSKMNYARCFHKMISYNGKLYVFGGVCVILRASFESQGCPSTEVYNPETDQWTILASMPIGRSGHGVTVLDKQIMVLGGLCYNGHYSDSILTFDPDENKWKEDEYPRMPCKLDGLQVCNLHFPEYILDEVRRCN, translated from the coding sequence ATGAAATCAAGCCGCATCCGCTCTGCCAAACCCCAAACTACAGTATTCCGAGGCATGATTGGACATAGCATGGTTAACAGTAAAATACTTCTCTTAAAGAAACCAAGAGTCTGGTGGGAACTGGAGGGCCCACAAGTACCTCTGCGTCCGGACTGCCTTGCTATCGTGAATAACTTCGTGTTCTTGTTGGGTGGGGAAGAACTGGGCCCAGATGGCGAATTCCATGCTTCTTCCAAAGTGTTCAGGTATGACCCGAGACAAAACTCTTGGCTCCGGATGGCAGACATGTCTGTACCACGTTCAGAATTTGCAGTTGGTGTTATTGGAAAGTTTATTTACGCTGTAGCAGGCAGAACCAGAGATGAGACTTTCTATTCAACAGAGAGATATGATATCACCAATGATAAATGGGAATTTGTGGATCCTTATCCAGTTAACAAGTATGGACATGAGGGGACAGTGCTCAATAACAAGTTGTTTATCACTGGTGGAATCACCTCATCTTCCACCTCCAAACAAGTGTGCGTGTTTGACCCCAGTAAAGAAGGGACCATAGAACAGCGGACCAGGAGAACTCAAGTAGTTACCAACTGTTGGGAGAATAAGAGCAAAATGAATTACGCTAGATGTTTTCACAAGATGATTTCTTACAACGGCAAGCTTTATGTCTTCGGTGGTGTCTGTGTGATCTTGAGGGCCTCTTTTGAGTCTCAGGGATGCCCTTCCACAGAAGTGTACAACCCAGAGACTGATCAGTGGACCATCTTGGCGTCCATGCCAATTGGTAGAAGTGGCCATGGTGTGACTGTGCTGGACAAACAGATAATGGTTCTTGGAGGCCTTTGCTACAATGGTCATTACAGCGATTCTATTCTCACTTTTGATCCGGATGAAAACAAATGGAAGGAAGATGAGTACCCGCGGATGCCCTGCAAGCTGGATGGTTTACAAGTATGCAACCTGCATTTTCCAGAATATATACTGGATGAGGTCAGACGTTGCAACTAA